A single genomic interval of Clostridium facile harbors:
- a CDS encoding ABC transporter permease: MHANRNKSAVKRVEKGMMKANRTRNLFAVFAIVLTTFMITTVFSLGINYMENMKLMQVRTAGTTANVSLAMPTAEQEQQIRNLDYVKTIGTQYMVGSVAEKNDEGRELSIALQYYDTTEWEKHYQEAIKDLEGKYPASENEIMLSEDALSQLGITDPKLNMEIPLSYYDKNGQQERTFTLSGWFHSYAGTGMGFVSESYCKNAGYTMAQDGVLSLSLKKMPDDFIRIQKDVELNENQSFSGSASMKSSSGSVIAMVILLVFFIIGSGYLLIYNILYISISKDTRFYGLMKTLGTTQAQIKSLVKSQAVKFACIGIPIGILLATAVSFGIVPLVLNEGFEQGKSIMDAEVFFHPSIYILSILFSAVTVWIACNAPAKAAAKISPVEALKFQNFAPKKTKSRNSTNGGKLHVMAFHNVFRDKKRAILVFMSLFMGITMILGVNGVIRSMNAENFIKEYMDYHFEYNDIQFEQAEQPNKEVPQFDEHFVEQIKQVNGIENVDVQKTVWAGIDFDETALEGFMKIQYEDSRYKSKGQSYEQTIETLKGYAESGEYGCYITTLDDDKALEEYNAKHPDTPIDMEAFKRGETAIAGKDTEYNAPNTALVGETLTLTADSTDGKATDFKIDGAFYYDDYGNNLSDSIGRRKDIHIVPNIIFVSEAGMERLTTEPIISAIGVDIKNFNDLEQIDSELQAINSTLTTSEWQMKSAVNQKELFNQTFYSVNLLGNGAAILLIIIGLINFVNVMLTGVVARKNEFAIMESIGTTKKQIRKILTLEGGIYALISTLLIMTFGNTFLMLVADAVPHIANYAVFEYPVALVIGLIAAIFVICLSVPAIVYKATSDETVIERLHNFEN, encoded by the coding sequence ATGCACGCTAACCGGAATAAAAGTGCGGTCAAGCGGGTGGAAAAAGGCATGATGAAAGCAAACCGCACCCGCAATCTGTTTGCGGTGTTTGCAATCGTCCTCACCACCTTTATGATCACCACGGTGTTCAGTTTAGGCATTAACTATATGGAAAATATGAAGTTAATGCAGGTACGAACGGCCGGTACAACCGCAAATGTGTCCCTTGCGATGCCGACGGCGGAGCAGGAACAGCAGATTAGAAACTTAGATTATGTCAAAACCATTGGTACGCAGTATATGGTCGGCTCGGTTGCCGAGAAGAATGACGAGGGACGAGAGCTTTCCATTGCACTCCAGTATTACGACACCACTGAATGGGAAAAACACTATCAGGAAGCCATTAAGGATTTGGAGGGCAAATACCCCGCAAGCGAAAATGAAATCATGCTATCGGAGGACGCACTTTCACAGCTTGGCATTACAGACCCGAAGCTGAATATGGAAATCCCCTTGTCCTACTATGATAAAAACGGTCAGCAGGAAAGGACTTTCACATTAAGCGGCTGGTTCCATTCCTATGCAGGCACGGGAATGGGCTTTGTTTCAGAAAGCTATTGTAAAAACGCAGGCTATACAATGGCACAGGACGGCGTTCTCTCTTTATCGCTGAAGAAAATGCCCGACGATTTTATACGGATTCAAAAAGATGTGGAGTTAAACGAGAACCAGTCTTTTAGCGGTTCGGCTTCAATGAAATCATCAAGCGGTTCAGTTATCGCAATGGTGATCCTCTTGGTATTCTTCATCATTGGCAGCGGTTATCTGCTCATTTACAATATCCTATATATCTCCATTTCAAAGGATACCCGTTTTTATGGTTTGATGAAAACGCTGGGTACAACACAGGCGCAGATCAAATCGCTGGTGAAAAGTCAGGCGGTTAAGTTTGCCTGTATCGGTATTCCCATTGGCATTTTGTTAGCTACCGCCGTTTCCTTTGGCATTGTTCCTCTTGTCTTGAATGAGGGCTTTGAACAGGGCAAGTCGATAATGGATGCCGAGGTGTTCTTCCATCCGTCGATCTATATCCTGTCTATCCTCTTTTCGGCGGTAACAGTTTGGATTGCCTGCAATGCGCCGGCAAAAGCGGCGGCAAAAATTTCCCCTGTGGAAGCGCTGAAATTCCAGAACTTCGCGCCGAAGAAAACGAAAAGCAGAAATTCTACCAATGGCGGTAAGCTGCACGTGATGGCGTTCCACAATGTATTCCGTGACAAAAAACGTGCGATTCTTGTGTTTATGTCCCTCTTTATGGGTATCACCATGATTTTAGGCGTAAACGGAGTCATAAGAAGTATGAACGCCGAAAACTTTATTAAAGAATATATGGATTATCACTTTGAGTACAACGATATCCAGTTTGAGCAGGCTGAACAGCCCAACAAGGAAGTACCGCAGTTTGACGAACATTTTGTGGAACAGATCAAGCAAGTCAATGGTATTGAAAATGTGGATGTTCAAAAGACCGTTTGGGCGGGCATTGACTTTGATGAAACCGCTTTGGAAGGCTTTATGAAAATCCAATATGAGGACAGCAGATATAAGTCCAAAGGGCAATCCTATGAACAGACGATAGAGACGCTGAAAGGGTACGCTGAATCCGGTGAGTACGGCTGCTATATCACAACGCTTGACGATGACAAGGCGCTGGAAGAATACAATGCCAAGCATCCGGATACGCCCATTGACATGGAAGCATTCAAGCGTGGCGAAACAGCGATTGCAGGAAAAGATACCGAATATAACGCTCCCAATACCGCTTTAGTGGGTGAAACACTGACGCTGACCGCCGACAGCACTGATGGCAAGGCAACCGATTTCAAAATCGACGGAGCTTTTTACTATGACGATTATGGGAATAATCTTTCCGATAGTATTGGCAGACGAAAAGACATTCATATTGTGCCGAATATCATCTTCGTCAGCGAAGCGGGTATGGAACGCCTGACGACAGAACCGATCATTTCCGCAATCGGCGTGGATATTAAGAATTTCAATGACTTGGAACAAATTGACAGCGAATTACAGGCAATCAACAGTACCTTGACCACATCGGAGTGGCAGATGAAATCTGCTGTTAACCAGAAAGAACTATTTAATCAGACGTTCTATTCTGTCAATCTGTTAGGAAACGGTGCAGCAATTCTGCTCATTATCATTGGCTTGATTAACTTTGTTAATGTGATGCTGACCGGCGTAGTAGCAAGAAAAAATGAATTTGCTATTATGGAAAGCATTGGTACAACGAAAAAGCAGATTAGAAAGATATTGACCTTGGAAGGCGGTATTTACGCTCTCATCTCTACGTTGTTGATTATGACTTTTGGAAATACTTTCCTAATGTTGGTGGCGGACGCCGTTCCCCACATAGCAAACTATGCGGTATTTGAGTACCCTGTTGCACTTGTCATCGGTTTGATCGCAGCAATCTTTGTGATCTGCCTGAGCGTTCCTGCCATTGTTTACAAGGCGACTTCAGATGAAACGGTCATTGAGCGGCTGCACAATTTTGAAAACTAA
- a CDS encoding MATE family efflux transporter — translation MDNQNKKLELLGNAPIPKALLAMGIPTMIGMLINALYNLVDAYFVGGLGESQMAAISVVYPLGQIVVGLGLLFGNGAASYISRLLGQQNKEQANKVASTALYSSLIVGAIIIVFSIIFLNPILRLLGATESVLPHAATYAGIYIVSCIFSVFNVTMNNIVTSEGAAKTTMCALLLGAALNIGLDPLFIYTFNFGVMGAAIATAISQMVSTLVYLLYIFRQKSTFQFKIKDYTFSKEILSEIFKIGIPTLVFQLLTSISISLINNAAGNYSDAAIAGMGVVTRLISMGSLTVFGFIKGFQPIAGYSYGAKKFDRLHTAIKISILWSTIFCIIVGLFFSLFSTIIVSQFTIGNVEMINIGASSLRINGITFMLFGFYTVYSSLFLALGKGKEGFILGACRQGICFIPVILILPLAWGLNGILYAQPIADILSALITVVMAIPLHKNLSVKRKNL, via the coding sequence ATGGACAACCAAAACAAAAAATTGGAGTTATTAGGAAACGCTCCAATTCCAAAAGCCCTTTTAGCTATGGGTATTCCAACAATGATTGGTATGCTCATTAACGCTTTATACAATCTTGTTGACGCCTATTTTGTAGGCGGATTAGGAGAAAGTCAAATGGCTGCCATCTCGGTTGTATATCCACTCGGTCAAATAGTTGTGGGTTTAGGATTACTTTTTGGTAATGGAGCAGCATCTTACATTTCCCGATTGTTAGGACAACAAAACAAGGAGCAGGCGAATAAAGTGGCAAGCACTGCACTATATAGCAGCCTTATTGTAGGTGCAATTATAATCGTTTTCTCAATCATCTTTTTAAACCCCATCCTAAGACTTTTAGGTGCAACAGAAAGTGTCCTTCCTCATGCAGCTACCTATGCTGGTATTTACATTGTTTCCTGCATTTTTAGTGTTTTTAATGTCACAATGAACAATATCGTGACAAGTGAAGGAGCGGCAAAAACTACAATGTGTGCCTTGTTGTTAGGTGCAGCCCTCAATATCGGTTTAGATCCATTATTCATATACACTTTTAATTTTGGTGTTATGGGAGCTGCTATTGCAACAGCAATTTCACAGATGGTATCTACTCTTGTGTATCTACTCTATATATTCAGACAGAAAAGTACTTTTCAATTCAAAATAAAGGACTATACCTTTTCTAAAGAGATTCTATCTGAAATTTTCAAAATCGGCATTCCGACGCTTGTGTTTCAGCTATTGACAAGTATTTCTATTTCTCTAATAAACAATGCCGCAGGCAATTACAGCGATGCAGCCATAGCAGGAATGGGTGTTGTTACCCGTCTTATATCTATGGGCAGTTTAACAGTATTTGGTTTTATCAAAGGCTTTCAACCGATTGCAGGTTACAGTTATGGGGCGAAAAAATTTGATCGTCTGCATACTGCAATCAAAATCTCCATCTTATGGTCAACCATTTTCTGTATAATCGTAGGTTTATTTTTCAGTCTGTTTTCTACAATTATCGTTTCACAGTTTACAATTGGAAACGTAGAAATGATTAACATAGGAGCTTCCTCTTTAAGAATAAACGGTATTACATTTATGCTGTTTGGATTCTATACGGTATATTCGTCTTTGTTCCTTGCCCTTGGAAAAGGAAAAGAGGGGTTTATTCTTGGAGCTTGCCGACAAGGCATCTGTTTCATCCCTGTTATCTTAATTTTACCACTTGCATGGGGATTAAACGGTATTTTGTATGCACAACCGATTGCCGATATACTTTCTGCCCTTATCACAGTAGTGATGGCAATTCCATTACATAAAAATTTAAGTGTTAAGCGAAAAAACCTATGA
- a CDS encoding sensor histidine kinase yields MTMKHFGIYRKLILMAGAATAAVSIGVFFFMEDILFRMLFIVAAFVFLCGLLFLLDFLHNRYNDNLLEEITLLIEALVEQQERTVFSEAEDTLTARLQHQLLKLRNILRAQNQMLAQEKEHIKTLISDISHQIKTPVAAANTFAQLLGDTGLSDEERNEYIATLQISLEKLTFLTNSLIKMSRLESGIIRLKPERNSLNDIVLQAVKTVYAKARGKNITITFDCEQTFEALLDFNWTAEAITNVLDNAVKYTSNGGVVGLKIIEYPSYLRLDISDNGIGIPEEEQAKIFGRFYRGKQSAGVDGVGIGLYLTRDIVNKQNGYIKVISNENGSIFSLFLKKD; encoded by the coding sequence ATGACGATGAAGCATTTTGGAATTTACAGAAAACTGATTTTAATGGCAGGTGCTGCCACAGCGGCGGTATCGATTGGTGTGTTCTTTTTTATGGAGGACATTCTTTTCCGTATGCTTTTTATCGTTGCTGCTTTTGTGTTTTTATGCGGATTGTTGTTTCTGCTGGACTTTCTGCACAACCGCTATAACGATAACCTCTTGGAAGAGATCACACTGCTCATTGAAGCTTTGGTGGAGCAGCAGGAACGGACGGTTTTTTCAGAAGCTGAGGACACCCTGACCGCACGGCTGCAGCACCAGCTTCTAAAGCTCCGCAATATTTTAAGAGCGCAGAATCAAATGCTGGCACAGGAAAAAGAGCATATTAAGACTTTGATTTCTGATATTTCCCACCAAATCAAAACGCCGGTAGCGGCGGCGAACACCTTTGCGCAGCTGCTCGGTGATACAGGATTATCCGACGAGGAGCGAAACGAATATATTGCCACTCTGCAAATATCCCTGGAAAAGCTGACCTTTTTGACAAACAGCCTGATTAAAATGTCCCGTTTGGAAAGTGGCATTATCCGTCTAAAACCCGAACGAAACAGCCTAAACGATATTGTTTTGCAGGCGGTAAAAACGGTTTATGCCAAGGCAAGGGGAAAAAACATCACCATTACCTTTGACTGCGAACAGACCTTTGAAGCCCTGCTCGATTTTAACTGGACGGCAGAAGCCATTACCAACGTGCTTGACAATGCTGTGAAATACACCTCAAACGGTGGTGTTGTGGGTTTAAAAATTATCGAATACCCATCCTATCTGCGGCTGGATATATCCGACAACGGAATTGGGATTCCCGAAGAAGAACAGGCAAAGATCTTCGGTAGGTTTTACCGTGGAAAGCAGTCGGCGGGAGTTGACGGCGTAGGGATCGGTCTCTATCTTACCCGTGATATTGTGAATAAGCAGAACGGGTATATCAAAGTAATATCTAATGAAAATGGCAGCATCTTTTCCCTATTCCTAAAAAAAGATTAG
- a CDS encoding response regulator, translating into MKTILLVDDDSFIRQLLAKFFQKNGFSVAETDSLQSAKQFLEIDQAELVGSDLNMPDGNGFELYNYVHQNYLDIGFMLLTNDLRLFVCNKANEYSIPIEAKNSNVLIEKITKQLNTGSPYEKQRRNP; encoded by the coding sequence ATGAAAACAATTTTGCTTGTCGATGATGACTCTTTTATTCGGCAGCTATTAGCGAAATTTTTCCAGAAAAATGGTTTTTCTGTTGCGGAAACAGATAGTTTACAGTCTGCAAAACAATTTCTCGAAATAGATCAAGCGGAGCTTGTAGGTTCGGATTTGAATATGCCAGATGGAAATGGTTTTGAACTGTATAACTATGTTCATCAAAATTATCTCGATATCGGTTTTATGCTTCTCACAAATGATTTGAGGCTATTCGTTTGCAATAAAGCAAATGAATACAGCATCCCAATTGAGGCGAAAAATTCAAATGTGTTGATTGAGAAAATAACAAAGCAACTAAATACAGGCTCACCCTATGAAAAACAAAGGCGCAACCCGTAG
- a CDS encoding ABC transporter ATP-binding protein: protein MAILETKDLRKIYGNGESEVHALDGVSISVEEGEFVAVIGTSGSGKSTLLNMIGGLDRPTSGSVTIRGKELLKMKDEELTIFRRRNIGFVFQNYNLLPVLNVYENIVYPIEIDGGKTDTDFVKEIIHTLGLERKLKNMPNNLSGGQQQRVAIARALATKPAIILADEPTGNLDSKTSMDVILLMQSISRQFHQTTIMITHNEEIAQMADRTIRIEDGKVILGGVKYAR, encoded by the coding sequence ATGGCAATTCTTGAAACAAAAGATTTACGCAAGATATATGGCAATGGAGAAAGCGAAGTCCACGCTTTGGACGGGGTGTCTATCTCTGTAGAAGAAGGCGAGTTTGTTGCCGTTATCGGTACATCGGGCAGCGGTAAATCCACCCTGCTGAATATGATCGGCGGGTTAGACCGTCCTACTTCCGGTAGCGTCACGATTCGGGGCAAGGAGCTTTTGAAAATGAAGGACGAGGAATTAACCATTTTTCGCCGCAGAAACATCGGCTTTGTTTTTCAGAACTACAATCTGCTTCCGGTCCTCAATGTGTATGAGAACATCGTGTACCCCATTGAGATCGACGGTGGCAAGACCGATACGGATTTTGTAAAAGAAATTATCCACACCCTCGGTTTGGAGCGAAAGCTCAAAAATATGCCGAACAATCTCTCCGGCGGCCAGCAGCAGAGAGTGGCGATTGCCCGTGCACTTGCAACAAAGCCCGCTATTATCCTTGCTGACGAGCCTACTGGAAATCTGGACTCTAAAACCAGTATGGACGTGATTCTGCTAATGCAATCCATCAGCAGACAATTTCATCAGACCACCATTATGATTACTCACAATGAAGAAATCGCTCAAATGGCAGACCGCACAATCCGCATTGAGGACGGCAAGGTTATTTTGGGAGGTGTGAAGTATGCACGCTAA
- a CDS encoding helix-turn-helix domain-containing protein, which produces MFKVFKKLSLLIVLVFVLIFIVSNAIIDVSYYTYFEHMMADKLSQSVEVASSSYTQSFFDTIKREAVKLVTEEPLKNFLDGSNAPEDTQEFLTYRTDVSVSEYIEVYSAQRDEAVFYDEQGDYFGTRNGSAEVDFSNSDRVFSSVAIPNAQGEMDPNNPFQYRTLIYQKISEDGSYIASGLCAHVTRVSILSGLILPKNISYTDIRNGIVTNTGSNMYLVNSDGVILSDYFLQSTGKSLKDYDLDAQFKNSPFDEENKYFDYNEPSRLVSCGYQPKPGLYIVGVIQKQDIISAILPTLLIIGISIFVVLAIFCTLCLLILYRAFSPYEKLVKKVSETSNSQLDGAQLLDEAIQKGLKAKQKAYEMAISDYILDIETDVDTITELEQCYIGSYTPVICQIDNYNRISYHTKATHKCREVIESIFGLIGKTLCVHLDKNKLFFILCGDTTTIALKEVLTDCQNALKNSEISTSYIIGQTQTQLKDIKDSYDEMQKNMFMSICYGPGNILTEIQEVDPVEFPTNTISALIGSINTCDTEKVTKLLDQIFEDFQGKVSPLIPIYLLQIALNVISHITSFDSNQTLFDYQDILNKITEASSLSDARTVLSQLCFDACSYLVSFQNKSKSKQDIEQKMIDYLNENYSNPNLSLTYISNIFGYSPKYLGRIFKNYTNTFFTQYLTTLRMEKARDLILNTDLPIADIFESVGVTTLQHFYRLFKKQFGNSPAAMRKNKPKE; this is translated from the coding sequence ATGTTTAAAGTATTTAAAAAATTATCATTATTGATCGTATTGGTCTTTGTTTTAATTTTTATTGTATCTAATGCGATTATTGATGTTTCTTATTATACTTATTTTGAACATATGATGGCGGATAAGCTAAGCCAATCGGTTGAAGTTGCAAGTTCTTCTTACACACAAAGTTTTTTTGATACGATTAAAAGGGAAGCTGTAAAATTAGTAACGGAAGAACCATTAAAAAACTTTTTAGATGGTTCTAATGCTCCAGAAGATACACAGGAATTTTTAACTTACCGTACTGATGTATCTGTTTCAGAATATATTGAGGTATATTCTGCCCAAAGGGATGAAGCGGTTTTTTACGATGAACAAGGGGATTATTTCGGAACTAGGAACGGCAGTGCGGAAGTGGACTTTTCAAATAGTGACAGAGTTTTTTCATCAGTAGCGATTCCAAATGCCCAGGGCGAAATGGACCCCAATAATCCATTTCAATATCGTACTTTGATCTACCAAAAAATATCGGAGGATGGTTCTTATATCGCTTCTGGATTGTGCGCTCATGTGACAAGAGTCAGTATTTTATCCGGGCTTATCCTTCCAAAAAATATCTCTTATACCGATATTCGGAATGGGATAGTAACAAATACTGGCAGCAATATGTATTTAGTGAATTCCGATGGGGTTATTTTATCGGATTACTTTTTACAAAGCACTGGAAAATCATTAAAGGATTATGACCTGGATGCTCAATTTAAAAATAGTCCATTTGATGAGGAAAATAAATATTTTGATTATAATGAGCCATCCCGCTTGGTTAGTTGTGGATATCAGCCAAAACCGGGGTTATATATTGTAGGGGTAATACAAAAGCAGGATATTATTTCCGCGATTCTCCCAACATTATTGATTATTGGCATCTCTATTTTTGTGGTACTGGCGATTTTCTGTACCCTCTGCCTATTGATCTTATACCGTGCGTTTTCCCCGTATGAAAAACTGGTGAAAAAGGTATCTGAAACCTCGAATTCTCAGCTTGATGGCGCCCAATTATTGGATGAAGCGATTCAAAAAGGATTAAAAGCAAAACAAAAAGCATATGAAATGGCGATTTCCGATTATATTTTGGATATCGAAACCGATGTGGATACCATTACAGAATTGGAACAATGCTATATTGGTTCCTATACCCCTGTTATTTGCCAAATTGATAATTATAATCGGATTTCCTACCATACAAAAGCAACCCATAAATGCCGCGAAGTAATTGAGAGCATTTTTGGATTAATTGGAAAAACATTATGTGTGCACTTGGATAAAAACAAACTGTTTTTTATCCTGTGTGGCGATACAACCACAATCGCTCTAAAAGAGGTGTTGACAGATTGCCAAAATGCATTAAAAAATTCCGAAATTAGTACTTCTTATATTATAGGGCAGACCCAAACGCAGTTAAAGGATATTAAAGACTCCTATGATGAGATGCAAAAAAATATGTTTATGTCAATTTGTTATGGACCTGGTAATATCCTTACGGAAATTCAGGAAGTAGATCCAGTAGAGTTCCCAACCAACACAATCTCTGCTTTAATTGGAAGCATAAACACTTGTGATACCGAAAAGGTTACCAAATTGTTAGACCAAATCTTTGAAGATTTCCAGGGAAAAGTTAGTCCGCTCATCCCCATTTACCTGCTTCAGATTGCCTTGAATGTCATCAGTCATATCACTTCGTTTGACAGCAACCAGACCCTTTTTGATTATCAGGATATCCTCAATAAAATAACAGAGGCATCCAGCCTATCGGATGCTAGGACGGTTCTTTCCCAATTGTGCTTTGATGCTTGTAGCTATTTGGTTTCTTTCCAAAATAAATCCAAAAGCAAACAGGATATTGAACAAAAAATGATTGACTACTTAAATGAAAACTACAGCAACCCCAATCTTTCCCTTACCTATATTTCCAATATCTTTGGTTATTCTCCAAAATATCTGGGTCGTATTTTCAAAAATTATACCAACACCTTCTTTACCCAGTATTTAACTACCTTACGTATGGAAAAAGCACGGGATTTAATCTTAAATACCGATTTACCAATTGCGGATATTTTTGAATCGGTTGGTGTAACTACCTTGCAGCATTTTTACCGGCTGTTTAAAAAGCAGTTTGGAAATTCTCCCGCCGCTATGCGGAAAAACAAACCAAAAGAATAA
- a CDS encoding response regulator transcription factor: MANIFLLEDDKILSKGISIALKKDEHTVTAVYGYLEALQQYQKQKFDLFLLDINLPDGSGLALCEKIRETSETPVLFLTANDTEEDMLSGFSAGCDDYISKPFPIEVLRKKVLAVLKRTGGGTARVRYRDLEVDKEKCLVLMKGQEIHLTSTEYKLLLYLMENRGRVVTKAMLLEQLWDIDGNFVDDNTVRVNIKRLRQKLNDEKQEYIVTVFGMGYTFGE, from the coding sequence ATGGCAAATATTTTTCTCCTTGAAGATGACAAAATTTTGAGCAAGGGCATTTCTATCGCCTTAAAAAAGGACGAGCATACGGTTACAGCAGTCTATGGCTATCTGGAAGCCTTGCAGCAATACCAAAAGCAAAAGTTTGATTTGTTCCTTCTGGATATTAACCTGCCCGACGGCAGCGGCCTTGCCCTTTGTGAAAAAATCCGTGAAACTTCTGAAACACCTGTTTTGTTCCTGACCGCCAACGACACCGAGGAAGATATGCTTTCCGGCTTTTCGGCGGGCTGCGACGATTATATTTCCAAACCCTTTCCTATTGAAGTTTTGCGGAAAAAGGTGCTGGCGGTCTTAAAACGGACCGGTGGCGGAACTGCCCGCGTCCGATACCGGGATTTAGAAGTGGATAAGGAAAAGTGCCTTGTTTTGATGAAGGGACAGGAAATACACCTGACCTCAACGGAATACAAACTTCTCCTTTATCTGATGGAAAACAGGGGCAGGGTTGTTACAAAGGCCATGCTTTTGGAACAGCTTTGGGATATAGACGGGAACTTTGTGGATGACAATACGGTGCGTGTGAACATTAAGCGGCTGCGGCAGAAGCTGAATGATGAAAAGCAGGAATACATTGTGACGGTTTTTGGTATGGGCTATACCTTTGGAGAATGA
- a CDS encoding PadR family transcriptional regulator: MATIDLIVLGILKKQPLGAYDLQKLVEYRNISKWVKISTPSIYKKVIQLEKKGYIISRIEKEGKMPEKAVYSLTEKGEQQFEKLMDELSCKPVNIFLDFNAVIVNLENIPLESRKKCLKNIDNSVKQLKIYLENNINLKKNDTDIPVTGRAVLQQQYVLAQAIEEWLESVKKTLE; the protein is encoded by the coding sequence ATGGCAACTATTGATTTGATTGTGTTGGGAATATTGAAAAAACAACCTTTAGGTGCATATGACCTTCAAAAATTGGTAGAATACCGAAACATTTCAAAATGGGTAAAGATTAGTACACCATCCATTTATAAAAAAGTAATTCAATTGGAGAAAAAGGGGTATATTATAAGTCGGATTGAGAAAGAGGGAAAGATGCCGGAAAAGGCAGTGTATTCGTTAACTGAAAAAGGAGAACAACAATTTGAAAAACTAATGGACGAACTTTCTTGTAAACCGGTTAATATTTTTCTTGACTTTAATGCGGTTATTGTCAATTTGGAAAATATACCGCTGGAAAGCCGAAAAAAGTGTTTGAAAAACATTGATAATAGTGTAAAACAATTAAAAATATATCTGGAAAATAATATCAATTTGAAAAAAAACGATACAGATATTCCAGTAACGGGTAGGGCTGTTCTACAACAGCAATATGTTTTGGCACAGGCCATTGAGGAGTGGTTGGAATCTGTGAAAAAAACTTTAGAATAA